TGGCGGTGGTGGATGATTTCTTCGCCCGTCACGATGCGCACGCGCCCCTGCACTACGATCTGCACACGGCAATCCGCGACAGCCGCTACCCGCGCTTCGCGGTGGAGCCCTTTACCGAATCCGTGGTGACCGAACCCGCCCAGTGGCAGTGGCTGTCCCGGGCCGGCATCCAGGCGGTGCTCCATCAGCACTGCCATAGCTGGACCTTCTCGCATTACTCACGCCACTATCATGGTGCCCAGGCATTCACCCTGGAGCTCGGTCGTGTCGCCCCCTTCGGCGAGAATGACCTGGCGGCCCTGCGCCCCATGCGCGCCCTGCTCGAGGCCCTGCTCGAAGGCCAGGAACCGCCGGGCGCAGCGGCCGAGGCCATGAGCTTCTTCCGCGTCGAGCACGAGCTCAAGCGCCAGTCCGAGGACTTTTCGCTGTGCTTCGATGAAGCCACGCCGAACTTCTGTGAATTCGCCCCCGGCGAGCGGCTCGCCCACGACGCCGCGGCCGGCGATTACGTGGTCGAGCACCATCCACAGCGGGTGGTCTTCCCCAACGCCAGGGTCGAGATCGGCGCCCGGGCCGCCCTGCTGGTCATCGAGGTGGCTCCGCCCGTCTGAGTCCAGCGGGCGACCGGCAACACAGACACCACCACCCACAACCAGACGCCCGTCGGCGGCGGCCGACGGGCCATGAAGCAAGCGTCTGCAACAGGTCCAGACGACCTATCATTCATTAAAACAACAAGTTAGAGGAATTCACCATGGTGACCCGCCCCCGGCCGATCGACAATAGTCGTAGCGAACGAGCCAAGATCGATTCTGAAAGCCCGTGCACGGGCTGATAGAATCGCCCCTTTTTTCGCGCCAGCCACGATGATTCCCTGCCCTGCCGCCATCCCCGGCACGAGGCCCCCTGCACTGGAGCTCGAATCCATGGCCGCTACGCCTATTCCCCTGGAAGTACGCAACATCAAGAAACGCTTCGGTGATACCGAGGTACTGAAGGGCCTGTCGCTCCAGGCCCAGAAGGGCGATGTCATCACCCTGATCGGTGCCTCCGGCTCCGGCAAGAGCACCTTCCTGCGCTGCATGAACCTGCTCGAGCAGCCCGACGAGGGCGACCTGATCGTCCACGGTGAGGACATCCAGTTCAAGATGACCAAGCACGGTCGCGAACCGGCCGACTGGAAGCAGGTGGTCGGCATGCGCGCCAAGCTGTCGATGGTCTTCCAGAGCTTCAACCTCTGGGCCCACATGACGCTGCTCGAGAACATCATCGAGGCGCCGATCCATGTGCTCGGCAAGCCCCGCCAGGAGGCTATCGCCCACGCCCGGGAGCTCCTCGAGCGGGTCGGCCTCGCCGAGCGCGCCGACTACTACCCGGCCCAGATGTCCGGCGGCCAGCAGCAGCGCGGCGCCATCGCCCGGGCGCTGGCCATGGATCCGGAGGTGATGCTGTTCGACGAGCCGACCTCGGCGCTGGATCCGGAGCTGGTCGGCGACGTGCTCAAGGTCATGCGCGACCTCGCCAGGGAAGGCCGCACCATGATCGTGGTCACCCACGAGATGGCCTTCGCCCGCGATGTCTCCACCCAGGTGATCTACCTGCATCAGGGTCAGGTCGAAGAGGCCGGGCCGCCCGACGAGGTGCTCGGCAACCCCAAGTCCGAGCGCCTCAAGCAGTTCCTGGCGCCCAAGCACTGATGCGCCGCCTCGGGACAAGGAGACTCACATGATCGACCTGCATGGCTACGGCCCGCGCCTGTTCGAGGGCGCCATGATCACCCTCCAGCTGGGGGTGCTGTCGCTGATCCTCTCGGTGGTGCTCGGCCTGCTCACCGCCAGCGCCAAGATGTCGCGCAGTTGGGTGGCACACCGCATCGGCACCCTCTACACCACCATCATCCGCGGCGTGCCGGACCTGGTGCTAATGATGCTGCTGTTCTTCGGCGGCCAGATCGGCATCAACCAGGTCACCGACTGGCTCTACTACCAGTTCGAGATCGACATCTTCATCAACGTCAACGAGTTCGTGGCCGGCGTGGTGACCATCGGCCTGATCTTCGGCGCCTACATGGGCGAGACCTTCCGCGGCGCCTTCATGGCGGTGGACAACGGCCAGATCGAGGCCGGCCGCGCCTATGGCATGAGCAACTGGCTGGTGTTCCGGCGCATCCGCTTCCCGCTGATGATGCGCCACGCCCTGCCGGGCCTGTCGAACAACTGGATGGTATTGCTCAAGACCACCGCCCTGGTGTCGGTGATCGGACTGTCGGACATGGTGCGCGTGGCCGCCGAGGCCTCCAAGGCGACCCGCGAGCCCTTCACCTTCATGCTGATCGTCGCCGGCGTCTACCTGCTGATCGCCAGCGTCTCCGAATGGGGTTTCGCCCGGCTGCAGAAACGCTATGACGTCGGCTTCGGGGAGACCAAATGATGGAATCGCTCACGACCTGGATCGAAGGACTGCTGGCCGACAACACCATCTTCACCCTGCAGACCCTCTCCTACTACGGCGAAGGCCTGACGACCACCGTCCAGCTGGTGTTCCTGTCGCTGATCATCGGCCTGGTGCTGGCGGTGCCGCTGGCCATCGGCCGCGGCTCCCAGCATCGGTGGATCAAGCTGCCGATCTTCTTCTACTGCTATGTGTTCCGCGGCACGCCGCTGCTGGTACAGCTGTACCTGATCTATTACGGCGTGGTGTTCATCGAGGGCATTCAGGACACCTGGCTGTGGGTGCTGCTCGAGAAGCCCTTCGTGCCGGCGCTGATCGCCTTCACGCTCAACACCGCCGCCTACACCACCGAGATCTTCCGTGGCGCCATCAAGTCCACGCCCAAGGGCGAGATCGAGGCGGCCCGCGCCTATGGCATGTCCTGGTGGCTGATGATGCGGCGCATCGTGCTGCCCAGCGCCTTCCGTCGTGCCCTGCCGGCCTACGGCAACGAGGTGATCTTCATGTTGCATGCCAGCGCCATCGCCAGCGTGGTCACGATCATGGACCTGACCGGGGCGGCGCGCTTCGTCTATGCCCGCTTCTATGCGCCCTTCGATGCGTTCCTGTTCGTGGCGGCGATCTACCTGTGCCTGACCTTCGCCATCCTCTACCTGTTCCGCTATCTCGAGCGGCGCCTGCTCGCCCACCTTCGGCCCTCGAGTCAGTAAGGGCTTTACATCTAAGGCCTTAGCGTCAAACGTGCGTTGGGAAGCAGGGCAGTTTCTGCCCTGCTTCCCCCTTCCGGCCGCCCCCGGGGTGCGCTATCTTGGGCGGCGGACATCACCCACAAGGTGATTCACTACAATAACGGAGACATCCTCCATGAAGATCCAGACAGTTCTCGGTATCAGCCTGATCGGCGCCACCCTCTTTGCCGGCAGCGCCAACGCCGACGTCCGCGATATCCGCATCGGCGTCGACGTCCCCTACGAACCGATGGAATTCCGCACCCCCGATGGCGAGCTGACCGGCTTCGACATCGAACTGGGCAACGCGCTATGCGCCGAGATCGGCATCCAGTGTGAATGGGTCGTGCAGGGCTGGGACGGCATCATCCCGGGCCTGATGGCACGCAAGTACGACGCCATCATGTCGTCCATGACCATCAACGACGACCGTCGCAAGCAGGTGCTGTTCTCCGACCCGTACTTCACCCCGCCGTCCGCCTGGTTCGCCCCGAGCGCAAGCGACATCGAGATGCCTTACCCGCAGACCCTGGAAGGCAGCACCATCGGTGTGCAGCGCGGCACCCTGCAGGACAACTACGTGACCGATAACTTCGGCGACGTGGCCGACATCAACCGCTATGCCACCGCCGACGACATGGTGCTGGACATGGACGCCGGTCGTCTGGACATCGTCTTCCTCGACTTCCCGGTCGGCAAGGCCACGCTGATCGACAGCAACGCCGGCGACTACAAGGTCATCGGCGAGATGATCACCGAGCCCAAGGAATACTTCGGTGACGGCTTCGGCATCGCCTTCCGCCAGCGCGACGAAGACCTGGCTAACGCCTTCAATGAGGCCCTGTCTACCCTGAAGGACAACGGCACCTACGAGGACATCTACGGCGAATACTTCGGCGCCAAGTAAGCCGTCGCCCCGAGCGAGCCCCGCCTTGCGGGGCCCCGCAGGAGCATTCGCAACGCCGGCCCCGCGCCGGCGTTGTCGTATCCGGCCGTTTCCGCCCAGCTCACCCTGACTCAGTTCATCCCCGTTCAGGGCGCCCGCAGCACCCGGCGCACCAGCAAGGGCCCGATCAGCTCGAAGACCACGGTCGAGACCACCACCACGGCGATGATCAGCGGCCCCTCCTCGGGATAGCGCTCGGCCGCGAGCAGCGCCATACCCATCGCTACCCCCGCCTGGGGTGTCAGCGCCAGCCCGACGTCCCGGGGCAGGCCGGTCTCTCGGGAGCGCAACAGCCGGGTGCCCAGCCGTCCGCCCAGATAACGCCCCACCAGGCGCAGCAGCAGATAGGCCATCGTCAGGCCGATCGCCGTGCCGGCATAGGCGAGCTCCACGCTGGCCCCCGAGAGTACGAAGAAGAACACCAGGAAGGGCCACTCGATGTGCTCGATCTCGGCGAAGGAACGGGTGTGATGGGGCGACAGGTTGACGATCAGGCAGCCAGCTACCATGGCGCTGAGCAGCGCCGAGACATGGAAGTAGCTGGCCAGCCCGGCCATCAGCAGGATCAGCGCGATGGCCTCGGCCTGGGTGGGCTCACCGGGGCGCAATCGACCGGTCAGCCAGGCCCCCGGCAGGCCGATGCCGACACCCAGCAGCAGCGCGCCACCCAGCTCCCAGCCCGCCAGCAGCATGGCCTGCATGCCATCGCCGGCACCCAGCCAGCCGAGCAGGGCCATGGCCAGTCCGAAGATCAGAATGCCCCAGGCATCGTCGATGGCAACGATGCCCAGCAGGATGCGGGCGCTGAGCCGGGTGTCCCGAGCCTCGCGAATGGTCTCGGTGACGGCCGCCGGGTCGGTGGCCACCGAGATCGCCGCCAGCGACACGGCCACGGTCAGCGGGAACCCCAGCGCCGCCAGCCCCAGCCCCACCGCCGTGGCGCCGACGCCGATCACGGCAAGCGACATCACCAGGATCACGGGACCAAGGGCGCGCAGCCGCTCGACGGTCAGCTCCCCGCCCAGCAGGAAGGCCACCATCACCAGGGCGAAATGGATCAACGGCTCACCGAGCTCGCCAAGTGGCGGCGCATAGGGCTCGCCCCACATCCCCTGGCGCACGACCGCCACCGCGAGTCCCACCATCACCAGCAGCGAGATGCGCGGCAGCCGAGTGTGGCGCGCCACCACATCGGCGAGGATGCTCGAGCTGAGAATGATCCCGAGAATGATCAAGCTCTGGGTGCCAGGCATCATCTCGGCCAAGAGCCAGTCCGCGTAGATTGCCTCCATGCTCACGAGTCCTCAGGTGTGGGTGGGACGCCAACCATCATGAGGGCCGGGATTGGCCCGACGCTCGACTTGAGGATACCCTTTGAGATCATGATGGCGACAGGCAAGGTGTCGTTACCGCAGACAATCCGGCCGACACCCGCCCCGCCACGCACGAGGAGGCGCCCCATGCCCCACCTGATGTTCGTCTACGGCACCCTGAAACGCGGCTTCGTGAACCACGCCGCCCATCTGGCCAAGGCCGAGTTTGTCGACCGGGGCACGACCTGCGACGCCTATCCGCTGGTGCTACACGGCGAGGACTATCGGCCCGTGCTGGTCGAGGTGAAGGGACGGGGCCACCGGGTCACGGGGGAGCTCTACCGGGTCGACGAGCGAACCCTCGACGCCCTCGACCACCTGCAACGCATCAATGACCACGACGGCTACCGGCGGCGACGGCTGGCGATCAGCGACAGTCAGGGGAATACCTGCGGCGCCTGGGTCTACATGAAGCCCTGTGCCTGGGTCGAGGATGTGCGCAGCGATCCGATGGCGTGCTTCGACGACGATCGTCACCGTGCCTGAGCGGCCCGGCAGGGGCCACGAGCGATACCGCACCCCCAGGCGCTCACCCTCGGGCGAGGCGCTGATGTCTCACTGGACCGGCTGGGGGCAGTGGCTGGCGCTGATCACCATGACCCTCGACCACGTCGTCCGCTACCTGCTGCCCGACAACTGGGACGCAGGCTGGCTCAGCGCCTCGCTCGGCCGCATCGCCTTCCCGCTGTTCTCCGCCATGGTCGCCTGGCACGGCCTCTTCAATACCCGAAGTCCCCTGCGCTACGCACGGCGCATCCTGATCATCGGCCTGATCGCCCAGCTGCCCTACCTGACCATGCCTCGGGACGGCTTCCAGCTGAATATCTGCTTCACCCTGGCGGCGGGACTGGCCGCCGGCAGCGTGATGCGCGATATGTGGATGCATCAGCGGGCACCGGGCGGCCCCTCGATGCCTGCGGGCCTGATGGTCGCGAGCCTCGCGATGCTGTTGCTCAGCTGGTGGGTGCTGGGGTCCTGGGTCGAGTACGGTCACCTGGGCCTGGCCATGATCCCGCTGTACATGCTGGCCTTCTCAGCAGTGCGTGAGTCGGCCCGTGAGGCGGTGCCGGCTAGCCCTTCGAAAAGCCTGCCGGACGCAGCGGTGTCGATCGCCTCCGCCCTGCCGGTGCTGGTCACCGCCGGCCTGATGAACAGCTCGACGATGGCCAAGGCCTTCACGGTCGCGACCAGCCTGGCCGTGGTGATGCTGGCCACCGGGGCCGGGCGCCAGGTGCCCAGGGTCCCCGTCCCGATGCCGAGGCGGCTATGGCTCGCCTGGTACCCCGGGCACTTCGCGGCGATCGCGCTGCTCCTGCACTGGCCGCGCTAGCCAGTCCCCCGCCAGACACGCGGACCTCCTCCGCCGTGCTGCCGAGCGCCGAACCATCTGCTCGAACTCAGGGCTCAGGCGCTACCGAAGTAGCGCTCGCGATCCTCGGGGGTGATATCGCTGATATGTAGCGGGTAGTGCGCGTCGACCCGGTCGCTGAAGAAATGGTGCAGGGTGCGCTCGATGGTCGGGAAGGCCAGCTCGTCCCAGGGCACCTCATGCTCCTCGAACAGCGCCACCTCGAGGCTCTCGGGGCCGGCATCGAAGCCGCCGGCGAGATCCGCACGAAAGATCATGAACACCTGATCGATGTGCGGCAGATTGATCATGGTGTAGAGATCGTGGATCTCGACCTCGGCGCAGGCCTCCTCGCGGGTCTCCCGGGCCGCCGCTTCGACAGTGGTCTCGGCGTTCTCCATGAAGCCCGCCGGCAGCGTCCAGTAGCCCTTGCGCGGGGCGATGGCGCGTCGGCACAGCAGTACCCTGCTGCCGCTCACCGGCAGGGTGCCAGCGACGATACGCGGGTTCTGGTAGTGGATGGTACCGCAGGCATCGCAGAGGAAGCGCGGGCGATCATCGCCCTTGGGAATGGCAAAACGGACATTTTGCCCGCACTGGCTGCAGAAATTCATGACGGTCCTCACGCGGCCTGTGGGATGCCCACTTGACGCTCTGACGGGGGCTGGGTACAAGGGAAGAAACCCTGTGGAAGGCCCATGTTAGAGAAACTTCGCGATCGCCTGCAAGCACATGTCCCGCAACGGCTGACCCTCAAGCTGCCCCGCGCCGCGGTGCTGTTGCCGATCGTGGATCGCCCCGAACCGACCCTGTTGTTCACCCGTCGCGCGGACCACCTCAAGCAGCATGGCGGCCAGGTCGCCTTCCCCGGCGGCAAGTGGGAGCAGGGCGACGATGACCTGCTGGACACCGCCCTGCGCGAGGCCGAGGAAGAGATCGCCCTGCCCCCCGAGCGGGTGCAGCTGCTGGGCCGGCTCAGCGACGTGATCTCGCTGCACGGCATCCGCGTCACCCCCTATGTGGGGCTGATTCCCGCCGATCTGCCGCTGGTCCCGGAGCTCGGTGAGCTGGACGCCATCTTCGAGGTGCCGCTGTCGCACTTCCTCGATGACAAGCGCACTCATACCGACGTGATTCGTGTCGATGGCCGCGACTACTATGTTCCCAGCTACCGGGTGCCCGGCGATCGAATGCCCGGCGACCACGACTCAGGCGAGAGCCTGAACGCCCTGATGGCGGACGGCGAGGCCCGCCGCCCACGGGACGACGACCATGTGATCTGGGGCCTGTCGGCGATGATGCTGGTGGACCTGCTGGCCGAGGGCTTCGCGATGCCGATCAGCCTGTTCGAGCGCCCACCGGGCAAGCTATGCTACCGGCCCGAACGTCGTCTGAGTGCCCCATGATCTCCGCTTCCCCCCTGCTCGACCCGACCGCCCTGACCGGACTCGTCGATGGCCTGGTCGAACACGGCTGGTGCGTCGCCGAGGGCTTCATCGATCCCGCTCTGTGCCTGGCCCTGCAGCGCGAGCTTGCTGACCTGGCCCAGCGCGACGCCCTGCGCGCCGCCGGCATCGGCCGCGGCGACGCCCACGAGCTGCGCCGCGACATCCGCGGAGACGCCATCCACTGGCTTAACCGGGAGAGCCTGCCCCAGCGCCAGTACCTGGCCGCCATGGACACCCTGCAGCACGCCCTGAACATCGAGCTCTATCTGGGGCTCTTCGAGTTCGAGGCCCATTTCGCCCATTACCCGCCGGGCAGCTTCTACCAGAAGCACGTCGACAGCTTCCGTGGCCGCGCCAACCGGGTCGTCTCGACGGTGCTCTACCTGAACCCCGACTGGCCCGCCGACGGCGGCGGTGAGATGGCCATCTTCGATCCCGCCGCGCCCGAGCGTGAGCTTGCGCGCATTCGCCCCACGGCCGGCACCTTCGTCTGCTTTCTCTCGGAGACGGTGCCCCATGAGGTGCTGCCGACGCGGTTGCCGCGGGCGAGCATCGCCGGCTGGTTCCGCCGCAACGCCTCCCTCAACGGCCTGGTCGACCCGGCCCGCTGATTGGCTTTCGGGCAACCGGGGCCAGCCTCATACTGCGTAGTCGATGACCCGCCGGTCGCACCGAATCGCGGCCATGAACGGCATCAGCGCCTTGTGTTCAGGATGCTGCTGGTAGGCCTCCAAGGCCTCGAGGCAGGCGAACGTCGCCACCAGCGAGAGATCCGCCGAGCTGTCCGTGTGCAGCAGGTCGATGCCGACCTCCAGGCTCAGCAGCCCCTCGATGCGGCCGTTCAGCGCCTCCAGCTGACGCTTCGCTTGCACGGCATTCTCGGCCCTGGAGCGGCCCTCGGCCTGCTCATGCAGGGTCCATAGCACGATATGCTTGATCATGGGGTGTCCTTGTCGATCGAGTGTGTCGGAATCGAGTGAGTTGGAAATCGGCACGCGCCGGTCACGCCGCCAGGCGCTCGCTGAGCAGCCGATGCCGCGCCGTCAATCCATGGAACAGCCGCTCGCGCAGCCAGGCATGGCCGGCGTCGGCGTGGTGGCGTTCATGCCAGACCAGCCAGTAGGAAAAGGTCGGCACCGCGAGGGGCAAGGCGCGTACCGCGAGAGCCCAATGATCGATCACGCTGGCGGCCAGGCAGCCCGGCACGCACAGCAGCAGATCGCTGTGCTGGGTGGTGGAGAAGCTCGCCAGGAAGTGCGGCTGGCGCAGGCTGACGCGACGCCAAAGTCCCGCGCGTTCCAGCGCCAGGTCCACCGCGCCTCGATCATCGCCGCCCATGCTGACCAGCTGGTGATCGGCGGCCAGGAAGTCGTCCAGCGTGAGCGTTGGCGTCGCCGCCAGCGGATGGTCCTCGCGCATCACACACACGAAGCGATCGCCGCCGATCTCGCGGCCATGCACGCTCGCGGGCACCCGCTCGCCGGGCACGCTGATCGCCAGTTCCGGGCCGCCTTCGTCCAGCTGGCGTTCGATGTTGCCGCGATAGCTCTCGACCTCCAGCCGCAGATGCGGCGCCTCCTCCTTCAGGGCACGCCACTGGGGCGCCAGGAAGGCATGCATGCCGTAGTCGGTGCTGGCCAGGCTGAAGCGCCTGGTGGTGCTGGCCGGATCGAAGGTCGGCGGCGCCAGCAGCGCGCCCAGCTCCTGCAGCAATCTCGCCAGCGGCGGGCCCAGCGCCTCGGCACGGGCGGTGGGACGCAGGCCGCGATGAGTGCGCACGAAGAGAGGATCATCGAAGGCCTGACGCAGCTTGGCAAGGGTCCGCGAGACGGCCGGCTGGCTCAGGTTGAGTCGCTCGGCGGCTCGCGACACGCTCTTCGAGTCGAGCAGCGCATGCAGGGTGACCAGCGCATTCAGGTCATGGCGGGCGAGGTCGGCGAGATGCATGGGGACTCCGTGACGGCGTGGGGACGACGCCCCGGGCTTCAAGGGCGAATCATATCACCAAATCGAATAGTGCAATTAAGCCACATGCATTGGATTGATATGACCAACCTGTTCTAGTCTGGGGCCATTCGTCGGGGTCACCCCGGTCATCCCGCCTCCCTGGTTCAGGAGTTTCCCATGCAAGCACGCTACATCACCATCAATGCCCATTCGCAACGCGGCACGCCGGCCCGCGAACTGTTCGAACTGCACGCGACCGAGCTGCCGGCACTGGCCGACGGCGAGGTCCGGGTGCGCAACACCTGGCTCTCGGTGGACCCCTACATGCGCGGCCGCATGACCGGCGTCACCACCTACATCGAGCCCTTCACGGTCGGCGAACCGCTGCAGGGCGCCGCGGTGGGAGAGGTGATCGAGTCCCGCGACCCGAGCTTCCCGGTTGGCGCCAAGGTGCGTCACATGGCGGGCTGGCGCGACATCGCTCAGCTGCCGGGCAACCAGCTCGAGCCGCTGCCCGCCTTCGAGGTGCCGGAGCAGGCCTATCTCGGGGTGCTCGGCATGCCGGGCATGACCGCCTGGACCGGCCTCAACCGCATCGCCGAGATGAAGGAGGCCGATAACGTGCTGGTCAGCGGTGCCGCGGGCGCGGTGGGCTCGCTCGCCGTTCAGCTGGCCAAGGCCAAGGGCGGTACCGTGGTCGGCATCGCCGGCTCCCAGGAGAAGCTCGACTGGCTGGAGTCACAGGGCGTCAAGGCGGTCAGCTACAAGGGCAAGGACGCCGCCCAGCTGACCGAGGCGCTCAAGGAAGCCTGCCCGGAGGGCTTCGATGTCTACTACGAGAACGTCGGCGGCATCTGCCTGGAAGCCGCGCTCAACACCCTCAAGGTCGGCGCGCGCATCGCGGTCTGCGGCATGATCGCCCGCTACAACGAGGACACCCCGAGCGCCGGGCCGGGCAACCTGGCGATGATCCTGATTCGCCGGGCGCGCATGGAAGGCTTCATCGTCTTCGATCACTGGGCCCATTACCCCGAGTTCCTCGAGGCGGTCGGCCCGCAGGTCGAGAGCGGCCAGATCGACTATGAGGAGACCGTCGAAGAAGGCCTGGAGCGCACCCCGGAGGCCTTCCTCAAGCTCTTCGAAGGCGCCAACCGCGGCAAGATGCTGGTCAGGCTGTAAGCACTCACGGTTACCGTACGGCTGAAAGACCACCGGCCGGGCCCTTCAGGGTCCGGCCGGTTCTTTATGCACGCTGTTAGCGACAGGCGGATAAACAGGCCGAAGAGATCAGGCCTTCTTGACGAACTCGGACTTGAGCTTCATCGGACCGAGGCCGTCGACCTTGCAGTCGATGTCGTGATCGCCGTCGATCAGACGGATGTTCTTGACCTTGGTGCCGACCTTGACCACGGAGGACGAGCCCTTGACCTTGAGATCCTTGATCACCGTCACGCTGTCACCATCTTCGAGCACATTGCCGTTGGCATCGCGATAGACCGGCGCATCATCGCTGGCATCGGTCGAGGCCTCCTGCGCCCACTCGTGGCCGCAGCCCGGGCACACGAACATGGCGCCGTCCTGGTAGGTGTAGTCGGCTGCACAAGACGGGCAGTGGGGCAGATCGCTCATGGTTCGGTCCTGATCAAGAGGCGTGAAAGGGCGCGGCACGTCGCCGGGCGCCACGAAGGTCGGCAAGCCTACCCGGTTTGACGCCGCCTCTCCACCGACGGACATCCACGACGGGGCGGGGAGCGATGTCGGGGATGGCCGCGGCAGCGGGCTTTTGCAGGATGGCGCCAGGCTTCTCATAATGAGTTCAATGCCCTGCACGGCCCCTGGCCCATCGCTCGGACCACCGTGCTGTTCCCACCCAACCGCGAGGCGCCTGTTGATCTCCTCATTGCTGCACGCAACGAAAAAGCTGCTTCGCCTGTTCACGCGGCCGATGAAGAGCGACAAGGGCCGTGGCGGCGTCATCGTGCAACCCTATCGCGGCTATGGCTCCCACAAGGAAGCCTTCGTCATGGGGCGGGTGTTTCGTCAGCCGGGCACGGGCCGGCAGTGGGTGGAAGGCGGCACCACCCGGGACCTGGTCGATGTCGCCCGGCGGGTGATACGCCATGGGGTGCGCGATGCACGGGTCATCATGCGGCTGGGCGACGCCCAGACCATCGTGCGTTCCGACCGCGATGGCTACTTCTACGCCCACATCGACATCAACCATTCCCTGCCCACCGACCGGGTCTGGCATACGGCAAGCCTCGAGGTCATCTCGGAGAAGGACGCCATCAGCACCACTACCGAGGTCTACATTCCCCCCGCCGACACCGACCTGATCGTGATCAGCGATATCGACGACACCGTGATGTACACCGGGGTCGCCAACAAGCTCACCATGCTCTATCGGCTGTTCATGGAGAAGGCACAGCGTCGCACCGCCTTTCCCGGGGTCGCGGCCTTCTACCAAGCCCTGCATGGCGGCGTCGAGGGCGATCGCCAGCGTCCGATGCTCTATGTCTCGCGGGGCCCCTGGTGCCTGTATGAGATGCTCGATCTGTTCTTCAACCTCAACCGGATTCCGGTCGGGCCCATCCTCTTCCTGCGGGAATGGGGGCTGCGCCTGTCACGCCCCTGGCCGCGCCGGGCCGAGGATCACAAGTCCGGCGTGATCCGCAACATGCTCGGCCTCTACGCCGACCTGCCGTTCATCCTGATCGGCGACAGCGGCCAGCGAGACCCCGAGATCTATACCCAGATCGTCAAGCGTTATCCCGAGCGGGTGCGAGCCATCTACATCCGCAAGGTGGACAAGGACCCGAAGCGCGATGCCGCCATCGAGCGGCTGGCGGCCGAGGTCAGTCATACCGGCTGCCAACTGGTACTGGCCCACAGCAGCCTCCACATGGCCGAGCACGCCCGGATGCACGGCTACATCTCCGCCGAGGGGCTCGAGGCCGTGCGCGAGGCGCAATGAGCCCCCACTAAATGAGCCCTGCTATTTATTAGTGCCTGGCGCGATGGAAGGCGGTGCTCAGATCGGGGGACATGGTCGGACAGAGCCGCCCCAGCCCCCAGGCCAGGGCGATACCCAACAGCGTGAGGCCGACCGGCAACCAGCCGAACGCCACGCCGGAGGCGGTGTACATGGTCAGGAAGAACACGGCCATGACGCCGCCGCCGAGCATGCGCCCCGCCTTCACGCCCGCGATCGCGATGCTCGCCAGCACCCCGAGACAGGGGATCAGCACGCTGAACAGGTGGATCATGAGGCCCCGGGCGCTTTCGTCGACGCCGGGCAACACTCCGCGTGCCACGCCTTCCCAGGCCAGCAGATAGACGATCACGGGGGCGGCGAAGGCGCCGAGCAGGCGAAGCAGGGTGCGGGGAGTCTCGTTGCCATCGGGCGTAGGCGGTTGAGGCGTCGACATGAGAAGCGTCCTGAATAAAGAGGCGTGATTCGAAGGCCGCCATTGAACCATCGACATCCGCTCGTTGCACGAGGCCTCCACGGCAGGCTGCCGAGCTCCCCGGCGCCGCGCCATAGGACAATCCGCCGCAGGCCGATGCGCTTGCCGGTTCAACGCCCTTCTCAATAGAATGCGCGACATGAAAACGTCACGCCCCTTCCTGCTCATGATCCTCATTCCCGTGATCGGCACCCTGGCCCTCGCAGGGCTCATCTTCGGTGGTCAGGCCATGTCGGA
The genomic region above belongs to Halomonas sp. YLGW01 and contains:
- a CDS encoding succinylglutamate desuccinylase, with product MLADWLAQLLDDVAPNRDRGRLPFGHYRLHGPGILELIPNEARPGARACVLSAAVHGNETAPVELLGELLARLEAGLIRLGAPVLVLIGNPPALRAGERFISTNLNRLFRRDLTDAGDEPDRARTLMAVVDDFFARHDAHAPLHYDLHTAIRDSRYPRFAVEPFTESVVTEPAQWQWLSRAGIQAVLHQHCHSWTFSHYSRHYHGAQAFTLELGRVAPFGENDLAALRPMRALLEALLEGQEPPGAAAEAMSFFRVEHELKRQSEDFSLCFDEATPNFCEFAPGERLAHDAAAGDYVVEHHPQRVVFPNARVEIGARAALLVIEVAPPV
- a CDS encoding ATP-binding cassette domain-containing protein — encoded protein: MAATPIPLEVRNIKKRFGDTEVLKGLSLQAQKGDVITLIGASGSGKSTFLRCMNLLEQPDEGDLIVHGEDIQFKMTKHGREPADWKQVVGMRAKLSMVFQSFNLWAHMTLLENIIEAPIHVLGKPRQEAIAHARELLERVGLAERADYYPAQMSGGQQQRGAIARALAMDPEVMLFDEPTSALDPELVGDVLKVMRDLAREGRTMIVVTHEMAFARDVSTQVIYLHQGQVEEAGPPDEVLGNPKSERLKQFLAPKH
- a CDS encoding ABC transporter permease, whose amino-acid sequence is MIDLHGYGPRLFEGAMITLQLGVLSLILSVVLGLLTASAKMSRSWVAHRIGTLYTTIIRGVPDLVLMMLLFFGGQIGINQVTDWLYYQFEIDIFINVNEFVAGVVTIGLIFGAYMGETFRGAFMAVDNGQIEAGRAYGMSNWLVFRRIRFPLMMRHALPGLSNNWMVLLKTTALVSVIGLSDMVRVAAEASKATREPFTFMLIVAGVYLLIASVSEWGFARLQKRYDVGFGETK
- a CDS encoding ABC transporter permease, which produces MESLTTWIEGLLADNTIFTLQTLSYYGEGLTTTVQLVFLSLIIGLVLAVPLAIGRGSQHRWIKLPIFFYCYVFRGTPLLVQLYLIYYGVVFIEGIQDTWLWVLLEKPFVPALIAFTLNTAAYTTEIFRGAIKSTPKGEIEAARAYGMSWWLMMRRIVLPSAFRRALPAYGNEVIFMLHASAIASVVTIMDLTGAARFVYARFYAPFDAFLFVAAIYLCLTFAILYLFRYLERRLLAHLRPSSQ
- a CDS encoding transporter substrate-binding domain-containing protein — protein: MQTVLGISLIGATLFAGSANADVRDIRIGVDVPYEPMEFRTPDGELTGFDIELGNALCAEIGIQCEWVVQGWDGIIPGLMARKYDAIMSSMTINDDRRKQVLFSDPYFTPPSAWFAPSASDIEMPYPQTLEGSTIGVQRGTLQDNYVTDNFGDVADINRYATADDMVLDMDAGRLDIVFLDFPVGKATLIDSNAGDYKVIGEMITEPKEYFGDGFGIAFRQRDEDLANAFNEALSTLKDNGTYEDIYGEYFGAK
- a CDS encoding cation:proton antiporter is translated as MEAIYADWLLAEMMPGTQSLIILGIILSSSILADVVARHTRLPRISLLVMVGLAVAVVRQGMWGEPYAPPLGELGEPLIHFALVMVAFLLGGELTVERLRALGPVILVMSLAVIGVGATAVGLGLAALGFPLTVAVSLAAISVATDPAAVTETIREARDTRLSARILLGIVAIDDAWGILIFGLAMALLGWLGAGDGMQAMLLAGWELGGALLLGVGIGLPGAWLTGRLRPGEPTQAEAIALILLMAGLASYFHVSALLSAMVAGCLIVNLSPHHTRSFAEIEHIEWPFLVFFFVLSGASVELAYAGTAIGLTMAYLLLRLVGRYLGGRLGTRLLRSRETGLPRDVGLALTPQAGVAMGMALLAAERYPEEGPLIIAVVVVSTVVFELIGPLLVRRVLRAP